One genomic segment of Nitrospirota bacterium includes these proteins:
- the hemB gene encoding porphobilinogen synthase yields the protein MAFPKTRLRRMRATETHRRMVRETRLSVDDLIYPLFVVHGRNVKREINSMPGVFQLSTDNIISEAKEVNSLGIPAVILFGIPDHKDETGSEAYADDGIVQQAVRAIKDNIPDLIVITDVCLCEYTSHGHCGVVKDGRVLNDPTLELLSRESVSHVKAGADIVAPSDMMDGRVSSIRQSLDKEGFENIPVMAYGAKYASAFYGPFRDAAESTPQFGDRRSYQMDPANSREAMQEIALDIEEGADIVMVKPALPYLDIVCRIKERWDIPVAAYNVSGEYAVVKAAGRLGWIDESRAMMETLISIKRAGADIILTYFAKDAALVLREDK from the coding sequence ATGGCATTTCCAAAGACCCGTCTCAGAAGGATGCGGGCTACTGAGACTCACAGACGGATGGTCAGGGAGACAAGGCTCTCGGTTGATGATCTCATCTATCCGCTCTTTGTAGTTCATGGCCGCAATGTTAAGCGTGAGATAAATTCCATGCCCGGGGTTTTTCAATTGTCCACAGACAACATTATTAGCGAAGCAAAAGAGGTCAACTCACTTGGTATACCTGCGGTGATCCTCTTTGGCATACCTGATCACAAGGATGAGACAGGGTCAGAGGCATATGCTGACGACGGGATTGTTCAACAGGCGGTCAGGGCAATCAAGGATAACATACCTGACCTTATAGTTATAACTGATGTCTGCCTGTGCGAGTACACAAGTCACGGACATTGCGGTGTTGTTAAGGATGGCCGGGTGCTCAATGACCCTACTCTGGAACTACTGTCAAGAGAGTCTGTATCGCATGTGAAGGCAGGCGCTGATATTGTTGCCCCGTCGGACATGATGGATGGCCGGGTATCAAGTATCAGGCAGTCCCTTGACAAAGAAGGGTTTGAGAATATTCCAGTTATGGCTTATGGCGCAAAATACGCATCGGCCTTTTACGGACCTTTCCGAGATGCAGCGGAATCAACACCTCAGTTTGGCGACAGGAGATCGTACCAGATGGATCCGGCAAATTCGAGGGAGGCCATGCAGGAGATCGCCCTTGACATTGAAGAAGGGGCAGACATAGTTATGGTCAAGCCAGCCCTTCCATATCTTGATATAGTATGCAGAATAAAGGAGCGGTGGGATATACCTGTTGCGGCCTACAATGTCAGCGGGGAATATGCCGTGGTTAAAGCCGCTGGACGGCTCGGATGGATTGATGAGTCCCGTGCGATGATGGAAACGCTAATTTCTATAAAGCGTGCGGGAGCAGATATAATACTTACCTATTTTGCCAAAGATGCAGCGCT